Proteins co-encoded in one Pseudarthrobacter chlorophenolicus A6 genomic window:
- a CDS encoding lactonase family protein: MTPASGTSATVGQAPHTAIIWTGAYTPDGGGRAEGIGALRANGDGSLEWLGTAVEAQSPSFVAVHPTLPVVYAVAEQRRMIQAYRHVGDHTLEPLGAPWPAGEATCHVAADPQGRFVTATCWGDGQVLLYELDADGGITERFAASPSVDPHSAHSPAELRQSRAHTSLMLQDGRVMTTDLGHDTLRIWTYKPGTGLVPDHEVVLPFGSGPRHLALHPGGNVFVVSEYSIEVFVVRPEAGTFELVFRGPATLGGARDGDSAAEICLGPGSAFAYAGVRGSNRISVLKVVGSGSELLPVQDLDSGGDWPRHHLVRGPWLHVAHERSDNVATFALGTGLPGPVVHNVKTPSPTSLVPNG; the protein is encoded by the coding sequence ATGACACCTGCCTCCGGCACATCTGCCACAGTTGGCCAAGCGCCGCACACCGCCATCATTTGGACTGGCGCATACACCCCGGACGGCGGCGGACGCGCTGAGGGCATCGGCGCCCTCCGTGCCAACGGAGACGGGAGCCTGGAATGGCTCGGCACGGCAGTGGAGGCCCAGTCGCCGTCGTTCGTTGCCGTCCATCCGACCCTTCCCGTGGTGTACGCGGTGGCCGAGCAGCGCAGGATGATTCAGGCCTACCGGCATGTCGGCGATCACACGCTGGAGCCACTAGGCGCACCCTGGCCCGCCGGCGAGGCCACCTGCCACGTTGCGGCAGACCCGCAGGGCCGCTTCGTCACCGCGACCTGCTGGGGAGACGGCCAGGTCCTGCTCTATGAACTGGACGCCGACGGCGGGATTACGGAGCGGTTCGCGGCGTCGCCGTCGGTTGATCCGCATTCAGCCCACTCCCCTGCAGAACTTCGGCAGAGCAGGGCGCACACCAGCCTGATGTTGCAAGACGGGCGGGTCATGACCACGGACCTGGGCCACGACACGCTTCGAATCTGGACCTACAAACCAGGAACAGGGCTGGTGCCCGACCACGAAGTTGTCCTGCCGTTCGGCAGCGGCCCCCGTCACTTGGCACTGCACCCCGGCGGAAACGTGTTCGTCGTCTCCGAATACTCCATCGAGGTCTTTGTTGTGCGGCCGGAAGCCGGAACTTTCGAGCTGGTGTTCCGCGGCCCTGCCACGCTTGGAGGTGCGAGGGACGGCGACTCGGCCGCCGAAATCTGCCTCGGCCCGGGAAGCGCCTTTGCTTACGCCGGCGTCCGCGGATCCAACCGGATCAGCGTGCTTAAGGTGGTCGGCAGCGGCAGTGAACTGCTGCCGGTGCAGGACCTGGACAGCGGCGGCGACTGGCCCCGGCACCACCTGGTCCGGGGGCCCTGGCTCCACGTTGCGCACGAGCGCTCCGACAACGTGGCCACCTTCGCCCTTGGGACGGGCCTTCCCGGACCCGTGGTCCACAACGTCAAGACTCCTTCGCCCACCTCCCTGGTGCCCAACGGCTGA
- a CDS encoding alpha-amylase family glycosyl hydrolase: MPSRARTRNGAGARRAAVGLLAATIAISTASLPAQAAPASKDPASAAQHSLRAPVTDENFYFVMADRFSNGSTANDQGGLGSDPMVSGFDPTKKGFYNGGDLAGLRNKIDYIQGLGTTSIWLTPSFKNKPVQPEDKSAGYHGYWVTDFTQIDPHLGTNAELKALIDEAHARGMKVYFDIITNHTADVIGYGDNNERKGYVFKDKVPYKTADGQAFDDRDYAGTDAFPKLDAGTSFPYKPVLEPGEEDLKVPAWLNDPTLYHNRGDTTFTGEDSFYGDFFGLDDLFTEHPTVVNGMKDIYKNWIRDSGVDGFRIDTMKHVNDEFWQDFGPDVLNYAKEQGKDEFFMFGEVFDTSKSFTSQFTTRNRMQAVLDFPFQDAARNFASKGQDAGTLQQFFAGDDWYTDADSNAYQLPTFLGNHDMGRIGSFIAADNPGATDSEKVARDRLAHELMYFSRGNPVVYYGDEQGFTGPGGDQDARQTLFASQVPEYLDDDLLGTDATHATDNFSTAHPLYTGIRELAALTKEHPALRNGAQQGRYASDGPGIYAFSRTDAKDQREYVVALNNSEQPQTAQVPTYIAKRNYTRIYGDAAAKAKTSDAGTLTVTVPPLSAVVYQSSGRIPHSKSAPAVALQQPAPAAGDNGRIQVTADVGGTSFYEVTFEAKQAGGNWTPIGTDDAAPYQVFHDVAALDAGTSVEYRATVLDNGGHTATSQARSAGVPAPVLTLQQPAEGSNVQGAVELSATADPEKSSNVVSFQRSVSGGEWTPVGTDSSSPVYSATDDISALADGTTVQYRALMSGPGFSVVSGTRTVTVGEAPQPDSVAVAGSLNKAMGCAADWDPTCAQAQLVLDPADRIWRLQADLPAGTYEYKAALNGNWDTNYGADGQPAGQNIILNHPGGPVTFRYDNSTHLLSATYAAQQPGAVAAAGSMDSELGCAADWDPACDQAQLTLDPASLIWKLTYPDLPAGSYEFKAALDRSWNVSYGAGGASPGANIALKHDGGPVTFRYDHFTHVITAG, translated from the coding sequence ATGCCATCCCGTGCCCGCACCCGTAACGGCGCTGGAGCCCGACGGGCCGCCGTCGGGCTCCTCGCGGCAACCATTGCCATCTCTACTGCGTCGCTCCCGGCGCAGGCGGCTCCCGCCTCGAAGGACCCGGCGTCGGCGGCCCAACACTCGCTCCGCGCGCCTGTTACGGACGAAAACTTCTACTTCGTCATGGCGGACAGGTTCAGCAACGGCAGCACCGCCAATGACCAGGGAGGCTTGGGCTCCGATCCCATGGTGTCCGGCTTCGACCCCACCAAGAAGGGTTTCTATAACGGCGGCGACCTGGCCGGGCTCCGAAACAAGATCGACTACATCCAGGGCCTTGGCACCACGTCGATCTGGCTCACGCCCAGCTTCAAGAACAAACCCGTTCAACCAGAGGACAAATCGGCCGGCTACCACGGCTACTGGGTCACCGACTTCACCCAAATCGATCCCCACCTGGGCACCAACGCCGAACTCAAGGCGCTCATCGACGAAGCCCACGCCCGCGGGATGAAGGTCTACTTCGACATCATCACCAACCACACGGCGGACGTTATCGGCTACGGCGACAACAATGAACGGAAGGGCTACGTCTTCAAGGACAAAGTCCCCTACAAAACTGCCGACGGACAGGCCTTCGATGACCGCGACTACGCGGGGACGGACGCGTTCCCGAAACTGGATGCCGGCACGTCGTTCCCTTACAAACCCGTCCTGGAACCTGGCGAAGAGGACCTCAAGGTCCCGGCGTGGCTCAACGATCCCACCCTGTACCACAACAGGGGTGACACCACGTTTACCGGCGAGGACTCGTTCTACGGGGACTTCTTCGGCCTGGACGACCTCTTCACCGAACACCCCACAGTGGTCAACGGCATGAAGGACATCTACAAGAACTGGATCCGCGACTCCGGGGTTGACGGTTTCCGGATCGACACCATGAAGCACGTTAATGACGAGTTCTGGCAGGACTTCGGTCCGGACGTGCTCAACTACGCCAAGGAACAGGGCAAGGACGAGTTCTTCATGTTCGGCGAGGTCTTCGACACCTCCAAGAGCTTCACATCGCAGTTCACTACGCGGAACCGGATGCAGGCCGTCCTCGACTTTCCATTTCAGGACGCAGCGCGGAACTTCGCATCCAAGGGCCAGGACGCCGGTACCCTGCAGCAATTCTTCGCGGGCGATGACTGGTACACCGATGCTGATTCGAACGCCTACCAACTCCCCACGTTCCTGGGCAACCATGACATGGGCCGCATCGGCAGCTTCATCGCAGCCGACAATCCCGGAGCAACGGACTCCGAGAAGGTGGCCCGCGACCGCCTTGCCCACGAACTCATGTACTTCTCCAGGGGCAACCCTGTGGTCTACTACGGGGACGAGCAAGGCTTCACCGGGCCCGGTGGAGACCAGGACGCCCGGCAAACGCTGTTCGCCAGCCAAGTGCCGGAATACCTGGACGATGACCTGCTGGGCACCGACGCCACGCATGCCACGGACAACTTCAGTACCGCCCATCCGCTCTACACCGGGATCAGGGAACTTGCTGCCCTCACCAAGGAACATCCCGCCTTGCGGAACGGCGCCCAGCAGGGCCGCTACGCCTCCGACGGCCCCGGCATCTATGCGTTCTCCCGGACCGATGCCAAGGACCAGCGCGAATACGTGGTGGCACTGAACAACAGCGAGCAGCCCCAGACCGCCCAAGTCCCCACGTACATCGCCAAGCGGAACTACACCCGCATCTACGGAGACGCAGCAGCCAAGGCCAAGACATCGGACGCCGGCACCCTGACGGTCACCGTGCCGCCGCTTTCAGCCGTGGTCTATCAGTCCTCGGGCCGCATCCCGCACTCCAAGTCCGCTCCCGCAGTCGCCCTTCAGCAACCGGCGCCGGCAGCCGGCGACAACGGGCGGATTCAGGTGACGGCCGACGTCGGCGGTACTTCGTTCTACGAGGTCACTTTCGAGGCGAAGCAGGCCGGCGGAAACTGGACACCAATCGGCACCGACGATGCCGCGCCGTACCAGGTGTTCCACGACGTTGCCGCCCTGGACGCCGGGACCTCCGTGGAGTACCGCGCCACAGTGCTCGACAACGGCGGCCATACCGCCACCAGCCAGGCACGCAGTGCCGGCGTTCCCGCCCCGGTGCTGACACTGCAGCAGCCGGCAGAGGGCAGCAACGTCCAGGGCGCAGTTGAGCTCAGCGCCACGGCCGATCCCGAAAAGTCCAGCAACGTGGTGTCCTTCCAGCGGAGCGTCAGCGGCGGAGAGTGGACACCCGTGGGAACTGACAGTTCCTCCCCCGTGTACTCGGCCACCGATGACATCTCTGCCTTGGCCGACGGCACCACGGTTCAGTACCGCGCCCTCATGTCCGGGCCCGGGTTCAGCGTTGTCAGCGGGACCCGGACGGTCACCGTGGGCGAAGCACCGCAGCCCGATTCGGTGGCGGTGGCCGGGTCACTGAACAAGGCGATGGGCTGCGCCGCGGACTGGGACCCAACCTGTGCCCAGGCGCAGCTGGTCCTGGACCCTGCGGACCGGATCTGGCGGTTACAGGCGGACCTGCCGGCAGGCACCTACGAGTACAAGGCTGCGCTCAACGGCAACTGGGACACGAACTACGGTGCGGACGGCCAACCTGCCGGACAGAACATCATCCTCAACCACCCGGGCGGCCCGGTCACCTTCCGGTACGACAACAGCACACACCTGCTGAGCGCCACCTATGCCGCGCAGCAGCCCGGGGCGGTTGCCGCCGCAGGCAGTATGGACAGTGAACTTGGCTGCGCGGCGGACTGGGATCCCGCGTGCGATCAGGCCCAGCTCACCCTGGATCCGGCCAGTCTCATCTGGAAGCTGACCTATCCCGACCTCCCGGCCGGCAGCTACGAATTCAAAGCCGCCCTGGACCGGTCCTGGAACGTGAGCTACGGGGCCGGCGGAGCTTCCCCCGGCGCCAACATCGCGTTGAAGCACGACGGCGGCCCGGTCACTTTCCGGTACGACCACTTCACCCACGTGATCACCGCCGGATAG
- a CDS encoding SDR family oxidoreductase yields MLFGGGTGMLGGQVVTALLDRGKPVRALVRPGSDASRLESLGVDIARGDMMDPRSLDQAMAGADAVITSAAGYTKHRKGDSPATDTAGNANLAEAAARAGVRRFVLTSILTCDETPEVPHFWHKKLMEDKLEGLGVPFVALRPGAFLDQVTRFSGDPVTKGKLTWFGSPNVPLTFVLTPDLAGYLADAVDAPGVDGERIDIGWDRPVRMKDVADMMGQLSGSKVGVRSVPLRVLKTAGVVLGRVNPTVPDMASMMGWFQTGRYVANTTRQRAVFGPPPTAEDAIRRLLGILGHPVDR; encoded by the coding sequence ATTTTATTCGGCGGCGGTACCGGCATGCTCGGCGGCCAGGTGGTCACAGCGCTGTTGGACCGGGGCAAACCGGTGCGTGCCCTGGTGCGGCCCGGTTCGGATGCCTCGCGGCTGGAATCCCTCGGCGTGGACATAGCCCGAGGGGACATGATGGACCCCCGATCCTTGGACCAGGCCATGGCCGGTGCCGACGCCGTGATCACCTCAGCTGCCGGCTACACGAAGCACCGTAAGGGCGATAGCCCCGCAACCGACACCGCGGGCAACGCCAACCTGGCGGAAGCGGCGGCCCGGGCAGGCGTCCGGCGCTTTGTCCTCACCAGCATCCTGACCTGCGACGAAACCCCGGAGGTGCCGCACTTCTGGCACAAGAAGCTCATGGAAGACAAGCTCGAGGGACTCGGCGTACCGTTCGTTGCGCTGCGGCCGGGCGCCTTCCTGGACCAGGTCACGCGGTTCAGCGGTGACCCTGTGACCAAGGGCAAATTGACGTGGTTCGGTTCGCCCAACGTTCCGCTCACCTTTGTGCTCACCCCCGACCTTGCCGGCTACCTGGCAGACGCCGTAGATGCTCCGGGCGTCGACGGGGAGCGGATCGACATCGGCTGGGACCGTCCGGTCCGCATGAAGGACGTGGCGGACATGATGGGCCAACTCAGCGGCTCGAAGGTCGGGGTCCGTTCCGTGCCCTTGAGGGTGCTGAAGACGGCCGGAGTGGTGCTGGGACGGGTGAACCCGACGGTGCCGGACATGGCGTCGATGATGGGCTGGTTCCAGACCGGCCGCTACGTCGCCAACACCACCAGGCAGCGGGCAGTCTTCGGGCCGCCGCCAACGGCCGAGGATGCCATCCGGCGGTTGCTCGGCATCCTCGGCCATCCGGTCGACAGGTAG
- the malQ gene encoding 4-alpha-glucanotransferase, which translates to MTASDQQHVLRRNAPAELPAVDAHLLQQLADAHGVGTSFQGWDGLPHAVSLETLTKVLGALGVPAHTEEQIRAGLAEAELAPWRKTLPPAVVIQQGEPAQVPVHIPDGAAVSLRISLEGGAGSVEAAQQDVWVQPRDVDGVAMGRATFALPPDLPLGWHTLHAEAGSVTATATLVVTPARLDTARDLEERRGWGLATQLYSVRSKRSWGIGDFADLADLAAISGARGADYVLVNPLHAAEPVPPVQPSPYSPSTRRFFNPIYIRIEAVPELAYLRPRKRAALEKLREEVAGLNRDAERLDRDAVYAAKLQALELLYHTRRSPSRQAAFDEFCRISGSGLDDFALWSAIREDAAPDDPMWTDPAFSLDSQEAQALRARLEDRIGFHRWLQWICDEQLENAQQAALRSGMRLGVVHDLAVGVDHSSADAWTLKGVLTPGTSVGAPPDMYNQQGQDWGQPPWHPSRLAEAGYQPFRNMLATVLRHAGGIRVDHILGLFRLWWIPSGNAPGDGAYVKYDHEALIGILALEAHRAGAVVIGEDLGTFEPWVRDYLAARGILGTSILWFEYDGDSPLAPEKYRTQALSSVNTHDLPPTAGYLAGDHVALRSYLGLLERSEAEERAQHNASLEKMFALLRERGYLTGSGSGGDAEEQTIEALHLLLSQTPSVLLGVALVDAVGERRVQNQPGTTEALYPNWQVPLAGPDGKPVFLDDLPANARFNSLLAAVEEALHG; encoded by the coding sequence ATGACGGCATCAGACCAGCAGCACGTATTACGGCGGAACGCGCCCGCGGAACTACCGGCCGTGGATGCGCACCTGCTGCAGCAGCTCGCGGACGCCCATGGGGTGGGCACTTCCTTCCAGGGCTGGGACGGGCTGCCGCACGCGGTGTCCCTGGAGACCCTGACGAAGGTCCTGGGCGCGTTGGGCGTGCCGGCCCACACCGAGGAACAGATCCGGGCGGGGCTGGCCGAAGCGGAACTGGCTCCCTGGCGCAAAACGCTGCCTCCCGCCGTCGTCATCCAACAGGGCGAGCCGGCCCAGGTACCGGTGCATATTCCCGACGGTGCCGCGGTGAGCCTCCGCATCAGCCTTGAAGGCGGAGCGGGGAGCGTGGAGGCAGCCCAGCAGGACGTGTGGGTGCAGCCGCGGGACGTGGACGGCGTGGCCATGGGCCGGGCCACTTTCGCCCTGCCGCCGGACCTGCCGCTCGGCTGGCACACGCTGCACGCGGAGGCCGGAAGTGTCACCGCCACAGCAACACTGGTGGTGACGCCGGCGCGGCTGGATACCGCCAGGGACCTTGAGGAGCGGCGCGGCTGGGGGCTCGCCACCCAGCTGTACTCCGTGCGTTCGAAGCGTTCGTGGGGGATCGGAGATTTCGCCGACCTTGCCGACCTCGCAGCGATCAGTGGAGCCCGCGGCGCCGATTACGTCCTCGTCAACCCCCTGCACGCTGCAGAGCCCGTTCCACCGGTGCAGCCCTCACCGTACTCGCCGTCCACCCGGCGGTTCTTCAACCCGATCTATATCCGGATCGAGGCGGTTCCGGAGCTTGCCTACCTGCGGCCCCGGAAGCGGGCTGCGCTGGAGAAGCTGCGCGAGGAAGTGGCAGGGCTCAACAGGGATGCCGAACGGCTGGACCGGGACGCCGTCTACGCAGCGAAACTGCAGGCGCTGGAACTGCTGTACCACACGCGCCGGTCGCCGTCCCGGCAGGCGGCCTTCGATGAGTTCTGCCGCATTTCCGGCAGCGGCCTGGACGACTTCGCCCTCTGGTCAGCCATCCGCGAGGACGCAGCCCCGGACGATCCCATGTGGACTGACCCGGCGTTCTCGCTGGATTCGCAGGAGGCGCAGGCGCTGCGGGCAAGGCTCGAGGATCGGATCGGCTTCCACCGGTGGCTGCAGTGGATCTGCGACGAGCAGCTGGAGAACGCGCAGCAGGCAGCGCTGCGTTCTGGGATGCGGCTGGGCGTGGTGCACGACCTCGCAGTCGGCGTGGACCACAGCAGCGCTGACGCTTGGACGCTGAAGGGCGTGCTCACCCCCGGCACCAGCGTTGGCGCGCCGCCGGACATGTACAACCAGCAGGGCCAGGACTGGGGCCAGCCGCCGTGGCACCCTTCGCGGCTGGCCGAAGCGGGCTACCAGCCGTTCCGCAACATGCTGGCCACCGTGCTGCGTCACGCCGGCGGCATCCGGGTGGACCACATCCTGGGACTTTTCCGGCTGTGGTGGATCCCCAGCGGCAACGCCCCCGGCGACGGCGCCTACGTGAAGTACGACCATGAGGCACTGATCGGCATCCTGGCACTGGAAGCGCACCGGGCGGGTGCAGTGGTGATCGGTGAGGACCTGGGCACCTTCGAACCGTGGGTGCGGGACTACCTTGCCGCGCGCGGCATCCTGGGCACGTCCATTCTTTGGTTCGAGTACGACGGCGATTCGCCCCTTGCGCCCGAAAAGTACCGGACGCAGGCTCTTTCCAGCGTCAACACCCACGATCTTCCGCCCACCGCCGGTTACCTCGCCGGAGACCACGTAGCGTTACGGAGCTACCTGGGGCTGCTGGAACGGTCCGAGGCCGAAGAGCGTGCCCAACACAACGCGTCCCTGGAAAAAATGTTCGCGCTGCTCCGCGAACGCGGCTACCTGACCGGATCCGGCTCCGGCGGTGACGCGGAGGAGCAGACCATCGAGGCCCTGCACCTGCTGCTGAGCCAGACGCCGTCCGTGCTGTTGGGCGTGGCGCTGGTGGATGCGGTGGGGGAGCGGCGGGTGCAGAACCAGCCCGGAACCACAGAGGCGCTCTACCCCAACTGGCAGGTGCCCCTGGCCGGCCCGGACGGCAAGCCGGTGTTCCTTGATGACCTCCCCGCGAACGCGCGGTTCAACTCGCTGCTCGCGGCGGTGGAGGAGGCCCTGCACGGCTAG